The Panicum virgatum strain AP13 chromosome 3N, P.virgatum_v5, whole genome shotgun sequence genome includes the window GGCCTtcggggagagaaaaaaaaaacaaggaaaCATAACACAAGAATTATTTCTTCTAAAATCTATAGGAACCAATACAATTTTCTTGAATCAAACCCCTTTTTTAACCCATCCCTTTCGCTAAGTTAATCATCCATTTTTTCAATTACATATACACCTAGAATTCTAGAAATGCAGCTGCGGGGTGGAGTTCCAGTGTGTGGTCGGGTCAGCTACTTTTGCCTAGAGGGAGAAGCAGCCCAGGCTAGAGTGCGGCGCCAGGAAGGGCGCCACCGCTTCGGGAGCGAGGGCCCTGTCCGGCGCGCTGATGTTGTTGAACCTCCGGCGGGCCGACGGGCGCGGCAGGTTCTCCGGCACGATGTTCTCCAGCGAGTTGGCGCGCCACGCCGGGCACTCCCTGCGGTCGctccaccgcggcggcgcccgcgcgtCCACGGCCACGGCATCGTCGCCGGCGGTCCTGGGGacggccgccccgccccgcgcgagggccgcgtcgccgccgggcgCAGCCGTCGCGATCACGAcgcacgccgcggccgccgcgcacgcTCGGCGCAGCCCGCCCGCCCTGCGGCAGATCGAGATCGCGCGCACGCGTGTCAAACCATTGTCCTTGGCCATTGCTGCCGGCGGGCACACGATGCTGCAACGGATCCTGAGCTACAAAGTGGGAAGTTGGAAACTTACCACGGGGTAGCCGTGGCTGCTGGTGGCGACGGTTGCAGGCGAGCGCTGGCTTCTTTGACGGGAGCTAGAGGCTTGAGCGAGCAGCTGATGGAGGAAACCGCCATGTTTGAGTCCCAAGAGCTTCGCTTGAAAAACAGCAGAGGCTTCTTCGTGTTTGGCGGCAATTGAGACGACTTGTTGAGATCGACGGTAGTTTAGGCTGGTCCGAGAGCTTGGAAGCTATATAGGCTGTTCCATGGAAACTGGCGGGGTGTTGTTGGTGACCAGAGACAGAAAGAGGGAGCAGAGAGAGAGGTTCCTGGGCGGTCGGTTCGGACCTGGGCGCTGGATTCTAGCGGCGGGAGCGTGCACTAGTTCTCTCCGGCCTCCGCTAACTTGGCGTGTGGAACCACCGGTGGCGTGTCACACGGTGCGCTAGGCACGTCGGGAGCGCGGGCCCCAGCCGGTTAGATATTTGCGTGCCCGGTCGCGTCGCGGTTTGGCTCTGCAAGGCAAGAGGCGGGTAGGCAGTAGAGTTCGGGGGTTCGGAACCAGTGAATTCtctgaggagcaggcacgaggCACCTCCCAAACCAACACCGTGTGCGCGACGCATCCCGTCCAGATGACCCGCTGCTCGTTGTAGTTGGTGTTGGTGTTGGTGTTGCGTATGGTTCGATCTGCACAGCGGCGGGCGGCTAATAGTCTGCCGTCGGCCCTTGGCATGTTGTGGCCGTGCCAGAACGCGCGGCGAAACAGGCGCCGGGCTTCCTCTTTTGCCGCACGTTTCAACTAGACTACCAGCCCCGACCGAGAGCGGAGCCGAAGCTAGAGGCTCCCAGCAAGGCAACGAATGCGCCCCTCTTTTCCCTTGGCTCGTTTTCTGTTTTCAGTTCCGATTTGGCAAACGGAGGTTTCAGGGCTCCGGTCATCGTGGGGCCGTTTGGTTTGTACTGTTCTAGAGCGTGCTAATAAATAGATACTGTTTCAGAACAAGCATGGGGAACTTCCATAATAAATAGACTAAAACAAGGTCAGTATTACTCCATTCATATACTGCAACGGCATACGGAAAGCAACCAGATGACATGATTAAATATTGTGTTTAAGATAGACATGTTTGAGTGCAGGAAGTCAGATTACTTTAGTTTGGAACATTTGTTATCCATATTCAGATCATTTACTAAACTTGTAGGAGACTAGGCTGCAAAATGGAGCACAATAGTTGCCCAAGTGATTTGGGGCTTGCTGATAATATCAAAATGAGCTTGCAAGAAAAGAAGAGGCCATTTC containing:
- the LOC120664561 gene encoding uncharacterized protein LOC120664561; the protein is MAVSSISCSLKPLAPVKEASARLQPSPPAATATPWAGGLRRACAAAAACVVIATAAPGGDAALARGGAAVPRTAGDDAVAVDARAPPRWSDRRECPAWRANSLENIVPENLPRPSARRRFNNISAPDRALAPEAVAPFLAPHSSLGCFSL